From Hydrogenobacter sp., a single genomic window includes:
- a CDS encoding FAD-dependent oxidoreductase: MKYDVIIIGGGASGLSCALTLASSRGRGWQWAENRNYLLFDVGRSDLNKAYLKNVPGLDPIPGKELLIKIKKQIQQWGGVETLEEEVRSVSRENGVYSVKTALGKIFSADYIVLAVGFHCFDIEGLELEVKENAKSPKPGRVMVKHKDFEALPNLFVVGTLAGLSSHFTSCAGSGVEVACEILSRMAGKRIVIHDVPEES; this comes from the coding sequence ATGAAGTACGACGTTATAATAATTGGTGGAGGTGCTTCTGGGCTTTCGTGCGCTTTGACGCTTGCTTCTTCAAGAGGTAGAGGTTGGCAGTGGGCAGAAAACAGGAATTATCTTTTGTTTGATGTTGGCAGATCGGATCTTAACAAAGCATACCTCAAGAACGTCCCGGGACTTGATCCCATACCCGGCAAAGAACTTTTAATTAAGATAAAAAAGCAGATACAACAGTGGGGAGGAGTGGAAACACTTGAGGAAGAGGTAAGAAGCGTAAGCAGAGAGAACGGAGTTTACAGCGTAAAGACAGCTTTAGGCAAGATCTTTAGTGCGGATTACATAGTTTTGGCTGTGGGTTTTCATTGCTTTGACATAGAAGGTCTTGAATTAGAAGTAAAAGAAAATGCAAAATCTCCCAAACCCGGAAGGGTAATGGTAAAGCATAAGGATTTTGAGGCGCTTCCCAACCTTTTTGTAGTAGGTACCTTAGCAGGTTTGAGTTCTCACTTTACATCTTGCGCAGGTTCAGGGGTGGAGGTTGCATGCGAGATCCTCTCTCGTATGGCTGGCAAAAGGATAGTTATCCACGATGTACCCGAAGAAAGTTAA
- the rsmI gene encoding 16S rRNA (cytidine(1402)-2'-O)-methyltransferase: MGKLYVVATPIGNLKDITLRALEVLKEVSFIACEDTRRTSILLNHYKIEGKKLLSYYEPKESVQVPKILKLLEREDVALVTDAGTPSISDPGYKLIKACIDKGIQVEVIPGPSAVMTALVGSGLPTDRFLFVGFLPRKGLSGFFEDIKNYQDTTVVAFESPNRVLKSLEIMKGIFGGDLQVCVARELTKIHEEFLRGKLSEVYEDLSSRGEIKGEIVILWRQ; encoded by the coding sequence ATGGGAAAACTTTACGTAGTTGCCACACCTATAGGAAACCTAAAGGATATAACACTCAGAGCGTTAGAAGTACTAAAAGAGGTCAGTTTTATAGCCTGTGAAGACACAAGAAGAACGAGCATTCTCCTAAATCACTATAAGATAGAGGGTAAAAAGCTTCTCTCTTATTACGAGCCAAAAGAAAGCGTACAAGTGCCTAAGATATTGAAGCTCCTTGAAAGGGAAGATGTGGCTTTGGTAACCGATGCAGGTACACCAAGTATATCCGACCCGGGTTACAAGCTTATAAAGGCGTGTATAGACAAAGGTATACAGGTAGAAGTAATTCCAGGACCGAGCGCAGTTATGACAGCACTCGTGGGTTCTGGATTACCAACGGATAGATTTTTGTTCGTAGGATTTTTACCAAGAAAAGGTCTTAGCGGATTTTTTGAAGATATAAAGAACTACCAGGATACAACCGTAGTAGCCTTTGAGTCACCAAATCGTGTCCTGAAAAGCTTGGAGATCATGAAAGGTATTTTCGGAGGAGATCTGCAGGTATGCGTGGCGAGAGAACTTACCAAAATACACGAGGAGTTTCTAAGAGGGAAACTTTCAGAAGTCTACGAAGACCTTTCCTCAAGAGGGGAAATAAAGGGAGAGATAGTGATCCTCTGGAGGCAGTGA
- a CDS encoding tetratricopeptide repeat protein: MEDIRKDAQELFNKAYTYHMMGDIQKAIKFYEQSIEIYPTAIAYTFLGWAYSMLGEYEKAIELCKKAIELDPDLGNPYNDIGSYLIALGRYEEAIPWLKKAIIAKNYEPRHYPHMNLARVYLAMGKFKDAIEELENAIRLAPDYKPAHILRHQILGMLN, translated from the coding sequence ATGGAGGATATCAGGAAGGATGCTCAGGAGCTTTTTAATAAGGCTTACACCTATCACATGATGGGAGATATACAGAAAGCTATAAAGTTTTACGAACAGTCCATTGAGATCTACCCTACAGCCATAGCTTACACTTTCCTTGGCTGGGCTTACAGCATGCTGGGAGAGTATGAAAAGGCTATTGAGCTTTGTAAGAAAGCAATAGAGCTTGATCCTGATCTTGGAAATCCATACAATGACATAGGCTCTTACCTTATAGCTTTGGGAAGATACGAGGAAGCTATCCCATGGCTCAAAAAAGCTATAATCGCAAAGAATTACGAGCCGAGACATTATCCGCATATGAACTTAGCTCGCGTTTACTTAGCGATGGGTAAATTTAAAGATGCAATAGAGGAATTGGAAAACGCCATAAGGCTGGCACCTGACTACAAACCTGCGCACATCTTAAGGCATCAGATACTTGGTATGCTCAACTGA
- the gyrB gene encoding DNA topoisomerase (ATP-hydrolyzing) subunit B, with product MERYQAEDIKAVTGLQHVRLRPSMYIGDVGERGLHHLLWEILDNAVDEHVAGYAKSISVVIHEDGSVSVEDDGRGIPVDIHPETGIPAVEMVFTMLGAGGKFDKKVYRYSGGLHGVGASVVNALSEWLAVEVYRDGKIYRQEYSRGEPIYPLRVIGTTPKRGTKVTFKPDPDIFETTKIKLDLVERRVRELAYLNPDCSFRLLDERSGKEFFYKFDKGIEELVKFLSTGKEPLFDEVIRVKEEREGVDVDIAFIYTKDYRESVESFVNNIKTVEGGTHITGFRSGLTKAVMRSLPSIKLQKELREAVTGEDLREGLVAVVSCKVPDPQFEGQTKTKLGNQNVKSIVESIVYEQLSRYFDENRDIYRKIVEKAVEAALAREAAKKAKELVRRKSPLEDTTLPGKLADCSEKDPQKCELFIVEGESAGGSAKQGRDRRTQAILPLRGKILNVEKARLDKVFSNEEIKAIVSSMGCGIGDDTDLSKLRYHKIILMTDADVDGSHIRTLLLTFFYRYMPKLIEAGHLYIAQPPLYRLKKGKTVLYLKDDRELEHTLMEHIKSYGTLIDAKGREYQGDDLLKLLKGLKEFEENYRYLVRRKGEGVLSALIAIRISEDDLRNEVILKEKVGALREKLQDYNIEARYDKLSSAYDLLLTDTKTGKRVIVDAEFLSSLAYKSVLSGFDLQLPVVIKFEKKSKTVSDVHQVLSSFMDLAKEGFEVQRYKGLGEMNPEQLWETTMNPATRRLLKISIEDAAEADRIFSILMGEDVEPRREFIETYAREVRNLDV from the coding sequence ATGGAGAGATATCAAGCTGAAGACATAAAAGCTGTTACAGGGCTTCAACACGTCCGTCTCAGACCATCCATGTACATAGGTGATGTGGGAGAGAGGGGACTGCATCACCTGCTTTGGGAAATCTTGGACAACGCAGTTGACGAACATGTGGCTGGCTACGCAAAAAGTATAAGTGTAGTAATACACGAGGATGGTTCCGTAAGCGTTGAGGATGATGGGAGGGGCATACCTGTAGATATACATCCTGAGACGGGAATACCGGCAGTGGAAATGGTTTTTACAATGCTGGGAGCAGGTGGAAAGTTTGACAAGAAAGTTTACAGATATTCAGGTGGTCTTCACGGTGTAGGGGCATCCGTCGTAAATGCACTTTCTGAATGGCTCGCTGTGGAGGTTTACAGAGACGGAAAAATATACAGACAGGAGTATAGCAGGGGAGAACCTATTTATCCACTAAGAGTTATAGGGACAACTCCCAAAAGAGGCACAAAGGTGACCTTCAAACCTGATCCAGATATCTTTGAAACTACAAAGATAAAACTTGACCTCGTAGAAAGGAGGGTGAGGGAACTTGCCTATTTGAATCCGGACTGTAGCTTCAGACTCCTTGATGAAAGAAGCGGTAAGGAGTTCTTTTACAAGTTTGACAAAGGTATAGAAGAACTTGTTAAGTTTCTGTCTACAGGTAAAGAACCGCTTTTTGATGAGGTGATAAGAGTAAAAGAAGAGAGGGAAGGCGTAGATGTGGATATAGCTTTTATCTATACCAAGGATTACAGGGAATCGGTGGAAAGCTTTGTAAACAACATAAAAACAGTAGAAGGTGGAACGCACATAACGGGTTTTAGAAGTGGACTTACGAAAGCGGTAATGAGGTCGCTACCAAGTATAAAGCTACAGAAAGAATTGAGAGAAGCTGTAACTGGGGAAGATTTGAGGGAAGGGCTTGTGGCTGTGGTATCCTGTAAGGTGCCTGATCCCCAGTTTGAAGGACAGACCAAGACCAAGCTTGGAAATCAGAATGTAAAGAGCATAGTAGAATCCATCGTTTACGAGCAGTTATCCCGGTACTTTGATGAAAACAGGGACATATACAGGAAGATAGTAGAAAAAGCTGTAGAAGCAGCATTGGCTAGGGAGGCTGCCAAAAAAGCTAAGGAACTCGTGAGGAGAAAATCTCCTTTGGAAGATACCACATTGCCCGGTAAACTGGCTGACTGCTCGGAGAAAGATCCGCAAAAGTGTGAACTTTTCATAGTTGAAGGTGAATCTGCAGGAGGCTCAGCTAAGCAAGGAAGGGATAGGAGGACACAAGCCATACTACCGCTAAGGGGAAAGATCCTCAACGTTGAAAAGGCGAGACTTGATAAAGTTTTTTCTAACGAGGAGATAAAAGCCATAGTCAGCTCTATGGGGTGCGGGATAGGCGATGACACTGATCTCTCCAAGCTCAGATACCACAAGATTATCCTCATGACAGATGCAGATGTTGATGGTTCGCACATAAGAACCTTGCTTTTGACCTTCTTTTACAGATACATGCCTAAACTCATAGAAGCGGGTCACCTGTACATAGCACAGCCTCCACTTTACAGGCTAAAGAAAGGAAAGACGGTTCTGTATCTGAAAGATGACAGAGAACTTGAGCATACCCTTATGGAACACATAAAGAGTTATGGTACGCTCATAGATGCCAAAGGCAGGGAGTATCAAGGTGATGATCTACTAAAGCTATTGAAAGGATTAAAAGAGTTTGAAGAAAATTATAGGTATTTGGTAAGAAGAAAGGGAGAAGGTGTACTGTCCGCCCTGATCGCAATTAGGATTAGCGAAGATGACTTGAGAAATGAGGTAATTTTAAAAGAAAAGGTAGGCGCATTGAGAGAGAAACTTCAAGATTACAACATAGAAGCGAGATACGACAAATTAAGTAGTGCTTACGATCTTCTGCTAACGGATACTAAAACGGGCAAGCGCGTAATAGTAGATGCGGAATTTCTATCGTCTTTGGCATACAAATCCGTACTTTCGGGCTTTGATCTTCAACTTCCCGTTGTTATAAAGTTTGAAAAGAAAAGCAAAACTGTGAGCGACGTACATCAAGTACTTAGCTCTTTCATGGATCTCGCCAAGGAAGGCTTTGAGGTGCAAAGATACAAGGGCTTGGGAGAGATGAACCCAGAACAGTTGTGGGAGACTACCATGAATCCTGCCACCAGAAGGCTTCTGAAGATAAGCATAGAGGATGCGGCGGAAGCTGACAGAATATTTAGCATACTTATGGGTGAAGATGTGGAACCCAGAAGGGAGTTTATAGAGACTTACGCAAGGGAGGTGAGAAATCTGGATGTTTAA
- the gspC gene encoding type II secretion system protein GspC has product MTGVYIFFLSNLALFAILLWYFYLLPPLKFFVPQLQKNVYSLPDFGSFFKDEKVLSESPANIHLIATVSGSVRLALVDFGTKVQTVRIGSSIGGYKVVDIQRNYILLSNGQEKKAIGFNFELTKSLPTSLEIPSVSSPSQSLQATVSKREVESVTADPGIMFRQIRLVPYIQKGQTKGFLFEWVDPQSVFSKAGIRAGDVLIAINNQEIKSGEDAFRILQALRNENSLKINLIRDGQPLELNLRVE; this is encoded by the coding sequence ATGACGGGGGTGTATATTTTTTTCCTTTCAAATTTAGCGCTTTTTGCCATCTTGCTTTGGTATTTTTATCTTCTGCCCCCTTTGAAGTTCTTCGTTCCTCAACTGCAGAAAAATGTATACAGCTTACCTGATTTTGGATCATTTTTCAAGGATGAAAAGGTACTTAGCGAAAGTCCAGCAAACATACATCTGATAGCAACAGTAAGTGGTAGCGTAAGATTGGCTTTGGTTGATTTTGGTACAAAAGTGCAAACGGTGAGGATAGGTAGTTCCATAGGAGGTTACAAGGTAGTAGATATACAGAGGAACTACATACTTTTGAGTAATGGACAGGAAAAGAAAGCTATAGGTTTCAATTTTGAGCTGACAAAAAGCTTGCCAACAAGCTTGGAAATACCATCTGTATCTTCACCATCTCAAAGCCTTCAGGCTACCGTATCTAAGAGAGAAGTGGAAAGTGTAACGGCTGATCCGGGCATAATGTTTAGACAAATAAGGCTTGTGCCGTACATACAAAAAGGGCAGACGAAAGGTTTTCTCTTTGAATGGGTAGATCCGCAGAGCGTATTTTCAAAGGCTGGTATAAGAGCGGGTGATGTATTAATAGCCATAAATAATCAGGAGATAAAGAGTGGTGAGGACGCTTTTAGAATACTTCAGGCTTTGAGAAACGAAAATAGCCTGAAGATAAACCTCATAAGGGATGGACAGCCTTTAGAATTGAATTTGAGGGTGGAGTAA
- a CDS encoding bis-aminopropyl spermidine synthase family protein — MVSLLTELASKAREESQVRVYKKNVERVLSALLRSGDFWEVVDMSDLPVPAASGIIKVLVREGYAFIDDDENVRLTQKGYDLVKEIGIEPYVDYVCQACEGRGIPFYIDIEFYRNFLQITKDRPKAIRDYDQGSVTPETTVSRVLFMDSRGDLRNKDIIVLGAEDDLTGLAVALSKKAKSVLVIDIDKRLIDFDNGIFKDLGINNAEAKVWDLRNPFPSEILGHYDVFVSDPPETLPAFRAFIGRGIATLKEEGGVGYFGLTLRDSSVFRWRDFQVALTSEFGVVITDIVQDFNAYITWDYHKETKAAEIAPVKREPKGIWYRSSWYRIEALPGFKRWNEAISDDVFYLDEEGSTT, encoded by the coding sequence ATGGTGAGCTTATTGACGGAGTTAGCCTCAAAGGCAAGGGAAGAGAGTCAGGTGAGAGTTTACAAAAAGAACGTTGAGAGAGTTTTGTCTGCACTTTTAAGGAGTGGAGATTTCTGGGAAGTGGTGGATATGTCGGATCTTCCTGTACCTGCAGCATCTGGAATCATCAAGGTACTTGTAAGGGAAGGATATGCCTTTATAGATGATGATGAGAACGTGAGGCTCACACAAAAGGGCTACGACCTTGTGAAGGAAATTGGTATAGAGCCTTACGTAGATTACGTTTGCCAAGCTTGCGAAGGAAGGGGCATACCCTTTTACATAGACATTGAGTTCTACAGGAACTTCCTCCAGATTACGAAAGATAGACCTAAAGCTATAAGGGATTACGATCAGGGATCTGTAACGCCTGAGACTACCGTTTCACGTGTGCTTTTTATGGATTCAAGGGGTGATTTAAGAAACAAGGATATAATCGTCTTAGGTGCGGAGGATGATCTTACCGGTCTTGCGGTGGCACTGAGCAAAAAAGCTAAAAGCGTTCTCGTTATTGACATAGATAAAAGGCTTATAGATTTTGACAACGGTATATTTAAAGATCTGGGTATAAATAACGCTGAAGCTAAGGTTTGGGATTTGAGAAACCCATTCCCTTCGGAAATCCTGGGTCATTACGACGTTTTTGTCTCTGATCCTCCAGAGACCTTGCCTGCCTTTAGAGCCTTTATAGGCAGAGGTATAGCAACGCTGAAAGAGGAAGGTGGCGTGGGATACTTTGGTCTGACCTTAAGAGATTCTTCCGTCTTTAGGTGGAGGGATTTTCAGGTGGCACTTACATCGGAATTTGGGGTAGTTATAACAGATATAGTTCAGGACTTTAACGCGTATATAACTTGGGACTATCACAAAGAAACAAAAGCTGCAGAAATAGCACCTGTCAAGAGAGAGCCGAAAGGCATATGGTACAGGTCCTCGTGGTACAGGATAGAGGCTCTTCCGGGTTTTAAAAGATGGAACGAGGCTATATCCGATGATGTTTTTTACCTTGACGAAGAAGGCTCAACTACTTGA
- the gspG gene encoding type II secretion system major pseudopilin GspG — protein MRKGFTLIELLVVIIILGLLAAIVVPKITGRVEEAKVETTKVQMKAIKDALEQYKLDNGFYPTTEQGLKALVEKPTTPPIPARWRQYLDKIPKDGWDRDFIYISPGVGHPYELKSLGPDGKDGTEDDIDVWKL, from the coding sequence ATGAGGAAAGGCTTTACACTTATAGAACTTCTGGTAGTTATCATAATTTTGGGTCTTCTTGCAGCCATAGTGGTGCCAAAAATAACTGGAAGAGTGGAAGAGGCTAAAGTGGAAACCACGAAGGTACAAATGAAGGCGATAAAGGATGCTCTTGAACAGTACAAACTGGACAACGGCTTTTATCCAACCACGGAGCAAGGTTTGAAAGCTTTGGTAGAAAAACCCACAACACCACCTATACCCGCAAGGTGGAGGCAGTATTTGGACAAGATCCCAAAAGACGGCTGGGATAGGGATTTTATATACATATCTCCGGGTGTGGGTCACCCTTACGAGCTTAAGTCTTTAGGTCCTGACGGTAAGGACGGTACGGAAGATGACATAGATGTGTGGAAGCTCTAA
- a CDS encoding universal stress protein: protein MFKRILVGVDGSKAGWTASSYAFDFAKKMDLPVVGIHIIDERLIEESFLEDLAGVLGFTFYYGVSAKVKEFLETQADTLLHEFLSLGRQEGLKISSFQTVGVPYKEIVSQADKEDVIFIGKRGKKPMEGFLLGSNAEMVARRSPCSLFLSPEEKRSIRRICIAYDGREISKKGLEMAKYLKKFFEFELYAIRVVEEKLEEDIPKDVDSYECLRGLPEEKIVEYCKEKDMDLLIMGAFSKGRFKEFLFGSITSFVLHHLEIPILLVK, encoded by the coding sequence ATGTTTAAAAGAATACTCGTGGGGGTGGATGGTTCTAAAGCTGGATGGACAGCAAGCAGTTACGCTTTTGATTTTGCAAAAAAGATGGATCTCCCAGTTGTAGGTATTCACATAATAGACGAAAGGCTAATAGAGGAAAGTTTTCTTGAGGACCTTGCTGGAGTTTTAGGCTTCACCTTTTACTATGGCGTATCTGCAAAGGTTAAGGAGTTTTTGGAAACCCAAGCGGACACGCTTTTGCATGAATTTTTAAGTTTGGGACGGCAGGAAGGGTTGAAGATCTCTTCCTTTCAAACTGTTGGTGTACCTTACAAAGAGATAGTCTCTCAGGCAGATAAGGAAGACGTGATCTTTATTGGGAAGAGGGGAAAAAAACCTATGGAAGGCTTCCTTTTGGGATCAAACGCGGAAATGGTAGCGAGAAGGTCACCGTGCAGTTTATTCCTTTCCCCGGAGGAAAAAAGGAGCATAAGAAGGATTTGTATCGCTTACGATGGACGCGAGATATCAAAAAAAGGTTTAGAAATGGCTAAGTATCTTAAGAAGTTTTTTGAGTTTGAACTATACGCGATAAGGGTAGTTGAGGAAAAGCTTGAAGAGGATATTCCGAAAGATGTGGATAGCTATGAGTGTTTGAGAGGACTTCCCGAAGAGAAGATCGTGGAATACTGTAAGGAAAAGGATATGGATCTTCTCATTATGGGTGCCTTCTCAAAAGGCAGGTTTAAGGAATTTCTATTTGGTAGCATCACATCCTTTGTCCTGCACCATCTTGAAATACCCATCCTTTTGGTGAAGTGA
- a CDS encoding prepilin-type N-terminal cleavage/methylation domain-containing protein, translating to MCGSSKGFTLLEVLVATVLLALFFGVLFELLSKARRDYYYSEALYEDIITLSNKLTLNQTEGLEVEKEELKDYPQIEEFTYSYGKAKMYIYVPKR from the coding sequence ATGTGTGGAAGCTCTAAAGGTTTTACCCTCCTTGAGGTGCTTGTCGCAACTGTTCTTTTAGCACTCTTTTTTGGTGTGCTTTTTGAACTTCTTTCAAAGGCGCGGAGGGATTATTATTATTCGGAAGCGCTTTACGAAGATATAATCACTTTAAGTAACAAACTCACACTGAATCAGACAGAAGGACTTGAGGTAGAAAAGGAAGAGCTAAAAGATTACCCGCAGATAGAGGAGTTTACTTACTCTTATGGAAAGGCAAAGATGTACATATACGTTCCGAAAAGGTAA
- the gspD gene encoding type II secretion system secretin GspD has product MIRCIFFVLSFLVLTLSVHAQTAQELQKQAQEQRRAGRVYLNFQNADISAVAKFMSELTGKNIVLDPNVKGSLTISSAKPVSIKEAWDLFVLSLSMQGYGVIEDKDFVRIVPLQQATSFANLKKPSTSGEVVVYLYKAQYVQALQLQQAVQPFLSPFAKVAIHQQSNTVLIADIAKNIDKVKTILKELDSPERSLKVEVYTLKRAKADTAFQSLQTLSLAFQQQLGSPTFITFNKDSNSIIVAANENVQNIIKEVINTLDKESLGTLERNFYVIPLKFISAEEIYRSLQSLFRGVSPTTTVQPQEVYTPLQPQIPEIRGLETPLKKEEQPKQTQLQLVPIETKEGMRIGFDRGTNSVILYATLQEYEGVKSLIEKLDVRRKQVLIAATVVEMSTSKALNIGVKWQIIGTQGGTAFGGGSIQDIYNALLSGNFIMGVLSTAGRTINIGGTQLFFPDLVLLFSLLESGSGFNIVSNPKVLTLDNQTAEIKVGQVIPYASGVKFDINGMPVITYDYKEVGLDLGVTPTISGRDLRLQIKLKLQDIIDYIRPQIGTLSYAVPVTSNRQVNSDVVVENGQTVIIGGLVNTKTLTSTQGVPGLKDIPALGRLFRSDTKTEDKVSLFIFLTPYVIEKPEELSKITQEHQKLAEELKKLMEKREKRGNEKKEP; this is encoded by the coding sequence ATGATAAGATGTATTTTTTTCGTACTTTCTTTTTTAGTTCTTACCTTAAGCGTACATGCTCAGACCGCACAAGAGTTGCAAAAGCAGGCGCAGGAGCAAAGAAGGGCAGGAAGAGTTTATCTGAACTTTCAGAATGCGGATATTTCTGCAGTCGCCAAGTTTATGTCCGAACTTACTGGTAAAAATATAGTTCTTGATCCTAACGTTAAGGGAAGTCTCACGATCAGTTCCGCAAAGCCGGTAAGTATAAAAGAGGCATGGGATCTGTTCGTTCTTTCGTTGTCTATGCAGGGCTATGGTGTGATAGAGGATAAAGATTTTGTGAGGATAGTACCGCTTCAGCAAGCTACATCTTTTGCAAACTTGAAAAAACCATCAACTTCTGGAGAAGTGGTTGTGTATCTTTATAAGGCACAGTACGTACAAGCCCTTCAATTACAGCAGGCTGTTCAACCTTTCTTATCCCCTTTTGCCAAAGTAGCCATACACCAACAATCAAATACTGTCCTGATAGCCGATATAGCTAAAAACATAGATAAAGTTAAAACCATATTGAAAGAGCTTGATTCTCCAGAAAGGTCTCTAAAGGTAGAGGTTTACACTTTAAAGAGGGCAAAGGCGGATACCGCCTTTCAAAGCCTGCAGACGTTGAGTCTTGCCTTTCAACAACAATTGGGTAGTCCTACCTTTATAACTTTTAACAAAGACAGTAACTCCATAATCGTTGCAGCTAACGAAAATGTACAGAATATAATCAAAGAGGTTATAAACACTTTGGACAAGGAAAGTTTAGGTACACTTGAGAGAAATTTTTATGTCATACCTCTGAAGTTCATATCCGCTGAGGAAATATACAGAAGTCTGCAAAGCCTCTTCAGGGGGGTGAGTCCCACAACAACCGTCCAACCTCAGGAAGTTTATACACCTTTACAGCCACAAATACCTGAGATAAGAGGTTTAGAAACACCGCTAAAAAAGGAAGAACAGCCCAAACAAACCCAGCTTCAGCTTGTACCTATAGAAACAAAGGAGGGTATGAGGATAGGTTTTGACAGAGGCACAAATTCTGTGATACTTTATGCTACTTTGCAAGAGTATGAAGGTGTAAAATCCCTTATAGAAAAATTAGACGTTAGAAGAAAGCAGGTTCTTATAGCGGCAACTGTAGTAGAGATGAGTACGAGTAAAGCTCTAAACATAGGCGTCAAGTGGCAGATAATAGGAACGCAGGGAGGCACAGCTTTTGGCGGTGGAAGTATTCAGGATATTTATAATGCCCTCCTTTCTGGAAACTTCATTATGGGAGTCCTTAGTACCGCAGGAAGGACGATCAACATAGGGGGTACACAGCTCTTTTTCCCTGATCTGGTACTTTTGTTTTCCCTTTTAGAAAGCGGTAGTGGTTTTAACATAGTGTCCAATCCCAAGGTTTTAACACTGGACAATCAAACCGCTGAGATAAAAGTAGGTCAAGTAATACCCTACGCGTCGGGTGTGAAGTTTGACATAAACGGTATGCCTGTTATCACTTACGATTACAAGGAGGTAGGCTTAGATCTCGGAGTTACACCAACAATATCCGGCAGGGATCTAAGACTGCAGATCAAATTAAAGCTTCAAGATATAATTGATTATATAAGACCTCAAATAGGAACGCTCAGCTACGCAGTTCCCGTCACATCTAACAGGCAGGTAAATTCGGATGTGGTTGTGGAAAACGGACAGACAGTAATAATAGGCGGACTTGTAAACACCAAAACCCTTACAAGTACGCAGGGAGTACCGGGACTTAAAGACATTCCCGCTTTGGGAAGACTTTTCAGAAGTGACACAAAAACCGAGGACAAGGTTTCCCTCTTTATATTCCTTACACCTTACGTTATAGAAAAGCCTGAAGAGCTTTCCAAAATAACCCAGGAGCATCAGAAGTTGGCTGAAGAGCTTAAAAAACTAATGGAGAAGAGAGAAAAAAGAGGTAATGAGAAAAAAGAACCTTAA
- a CDS encoding prepilin-type N-terminal cleavage/methylation domain-containing protein — protein sequence MERQRCTYTFRKGKRGFTLLEVLLVLVLIGILFGLISYTFYSLVTNSLSLAKDSERLKEDASLLWNIQRKILSSKSIYLEKDKLFIITSAGDYYEGMVKCAYIYKDGILYYYEFPYPYGDIRFYEEDKLIKLGRFDTISFRAYKGGNFYDTFDGIPELIYVKMNNREFVIRIL from the coding sequence ATGGAAAGGCAAAGATGTACATATACGTTCCGAAAAGGTAAGAGAGGTTTTACCCTCTTAGAGGTCTTACTCGTTCTCGTTCTGATAGGTATTCTCTTTGGTCTCATATCTTACACATTTTACTCTCTTGTAACAAACTCCTTAAGTCTCGCAAAGGACAGCGAAAGGCTGAAAGAAGATGCATCCCTCCTATGGAACATTCAGCGCAAAATTCTGTCTTCTAAGTCCATATATCTTGAAAAGGATAAACTCTTTATCATCACATCCGCAGGCGATTATTACGAGGGTATGGTAAAGTGTGCATACATTTACAAAGATGGCATACTTTACTATTACGAATTTCCTTATCCCTATGGGGATATAAGGTTTTACGAAGAGGACAAACTCATAAAACTTGGAAGGTTTGATACTATTTCTTTCAGAGCATACAAAGGGGGAAACTTTTACGATACCTTTGACGGTATCCCTGAACTCATATACGTGAAAATGAATAATAGGGAATTTGTGATAAGGATTTTGTAG